Genomic segment of Candidatus Acidiferrales bacterium:
TTGGAATACGGTCTCGCACGAATCAAAGAATTGCCAGTCTGCCTTCGTCTAATCCGAGAAATCCATGCGCGACTTTTGGAAGGCGTGCGCGGCGCAGAGCGCAGGCCAGGAGAATTTAGGCAAATTCAGAACTATATCGGCCAGCGTGGACAACCGATCGAACAGGCCCATTTCATACCGCCACCGGTTCCAGAGATGAACCAAGCCTTGGAGGATTTCGAACGATTCCTCAACGCGCCAAACGAGCTACCTTTTTTGGTTCAATTGGCACTCATTCACTACCAGTTTGAGGCGATCCATCCGTTCGTGGATGGTAACGGACGCATCGGCAGACTGCTAATCTTGCTGCTCATGTGCGAGCGCGGCCCCCTTCCCAAACCCCTGCTCTACCTGAGTGCCTACTTTGAGCAGAATCGGGATGCCTATGCGGACCACCTGCTCCGAGTCAGCCAGGCCGGGGCCTGGTCAGAGTGGATCAGGTTCTTCCTGAAAGGGATCGCTGAACAGTCCCGCGATGCGGTTCACCGCTCCCAGCAGTTACTCGACCTTTGGAAGGAATACCGGCGCAAGATGCAGACCGTCCGGGCTTCTGCGCTCGGATTGCAGTTGGTGGATGAATTGTTCTCCACCCCAGCGCTTACCATTGCCACGGCCGCAAAAATACTTGACGTGACGTTCCTTAGCGCCCGGCACAATATCCAAAAGTTGGTGAATGCAGGTATCCTGAAGGAAGCAACGGGCCGCAAGCGCAACCGGGTCTATATCGCTCTGGAAATCCTCAACATCCTCGCACCGAGGCGCAACCAGTGATCCTCTCCCGCCTAGGTCGAGAATTCGGAGCCTCACGGCACCTTCAAGCTGCTTTTCAACGCCATTCACTACGCCAAGGCAGAATAGCGAAGCGGGAGTTTGGGGATTTGTCCTGAAGGACGAAGCTGCCAGGCACTTCCGTTCCAAGAGCGTTATAATTGCTTGGGGAGTTCGGAGGGGGAGCCTGAAGGGGTGGTTGCCGCGCCGGGGAGTTGGTTTTGGACCTGCGAAGCACTCTGCGCGTTGCCTTTCGAGCCTTAGCCCGCAACAAGATGCGTTCCGCCCTCACGATGCTGGGCGTGATCATCGGCATTGCCGCATTTATCGCCATGGTCAGCGTGGGCGAAGGCGCCGCCAACATGGCCCAGCAGCAAATTCAAAGTTTTGGCGCCAACGTCATCTTCGTTGCCGCCGGCAGCGCCCAGGTGGGCCACATGCGCATGGGCGCCGGGCAAACCAAGACGCTCGTCATTGAAGACATGCGCGCCGTCCTGCGCGAGGTACCGCTCATCCGCGCCGCCGCGCCGGGCGTGGGGGCAAACGTTCAGGTGGTTTTTGAAAACCAGAACTGGGCCACGCGCATCATCGGTTCAACCCCCGTCTATTTCGAAATCCGCGGCTGGGCCGTACAGGCGGGCAGCATATTCTCGGACGAGGACGTCGAGGCGGCTCAAAACGTTTGCCTGGTGGGGCAGACGGTGGCGACGAATCTCTTCGGTGAAGAAAATCCGGTGGGCAAGGTCATCCGCATTCGCAATCTTCCGTTTCGAGTGATTGGCCTGCTGGCGCCGCGAGGCCAATCGCCCATGGGTGACGATCAGGACGACATGATGATCGCGCCGTACACCACCGTGCAGAAGAAGATTGCCGGCATCACCTGGTTGCGCTTCATTATCTGTTCCGCGGTCTCGCGGGAAGCTTCGAGCGCCGCCGTGGCCGCCATCCAGCCGCTCTTGCGCCAGCGGCACAACCTGCGCCCGGACGAGGAAGACGATTTCACGGTGCGGACGCAGGCAGATATCGCCCAAATGGCCGAGCAAATGGGAAACATTTTCACGCGCCTGCTGGGCAGCATCGCCTTCATTTCCCTCCTGGTCGGCGGCATCGGCATCATGAACATCATGCTGGTGTCCGTCACCGAGCGCACCCGCGAAATCGGCGTGCGCATGGCCGTGGGAGCCACCGAAGCCGCCATCCGCTGGCAGTTCCTGACCGAAGCCGTCACCCTGAGCATGATGGGCGGCGCCGCCGGGATTCTGGTGGGCGTCGGCAGCTCGATGCTCATCTCTTCCCTGCTGCGATGGCCCACTTCCATTTC
This window contains:
- a CDS encoding Fic family protein, giving the protein LEYGLARIKELPVCLRLIREIHARLLEGVRGAERRPGEFRQIQNYIGQRGQPIEQAHFIPPPVPEMNQALEDFERFLNAPNELPFLVQLALIHYQFEAIHPFVDGNGRIGRLLILLLMCERGPLPKPLLYLSAYFEQNRDAYADHLLRVSQAGAWSEWIRFFLKGIAEQSRDAVHRSQQLLDLWKEYRRKMQTVRASALGLQLVDELFSTPALTIATAAKILDVTFLSARHNIQKLVNAGILKEATGRKRNRVYIALEILNILAPRRNQ
- a CDS encoding ABC transporter permease, with product MDLRSTLRVAFRALARNKMRSALTMLGVIIGIAAFIAMVSVGEGAANMAQQQIQSFGANVIFVAAGSAQVGHMRMGAGQTKTLVIEDMRAVLREVPLIRAAAPGVGANVQVVFENQNWATRIIGSTPVYFEIRGWAVQAGSIFSDEDVEAAQNVCLVGQTVATNLFGEENPVGKVIRIRNLPFRVIGLLAPRGQSPMGDDQDDMMIAPYTTVQKKIAGITWLRFIICSAVSREASSAAVAAIQPLLRQRHNLRPDEEDDFTVRTQADIAQMAEQMGNIFTRLLGSIAFISLLVGGIGIMNIMLVSVTERTREIGVRMAVGATEAAIRWQFLTEAVTLSMMGGAAGILVGVGSSMLISSLLRWPTSISPLAIATTVGFSVGVGIFFGYYPARKASQLDPIEALRYE